The following are encoded in a window of Roseivirga misakiensis genomic DNA:
- a CDS encoding HNH endonuclease — protein sequence MRRVLVLNQDYSPISVCSSERAFLLIYLDKAELVHEDPSSQMRSVGRSYPTPSVIRLQKYIFIPFKSVMLTRQNIFKRDGNKCLYCGSGKDLTLDHIMPKSRGGHSSWTNLGTACKRCNSLKGNKTPEEAEMELSKQPFKPSYVMFVRNFSGFTSEDWLQYLSLN from the coding sequence ATGAGAAGGGTACTAGTATTAAATCAAGACTATAGTCCCATTTCAGTATGTTCTTCTGAGCGCGCATTTTTGCTCATTTATTTAGATAAAGCGGAGTTGGTTCATGAAGATCCATCTAGTCAAATGAGGTCTGTTGGTCGATCTTACCCAACGCCATCGGTAATACGGCTTCAGAAATACATTTTTATTCCTTTTAAGAGCGTTATGCTGACCAGGCAAAACATTTTCAAAAGAGACGGTAACAAATGTCTTTATTGCGGTAGCGGCAAAGATTTGACCCTAGATCACATTATGCCGAAGTCTAGGGGAGGGCATTCCTCTTGGACGAATTTAGGAACGGCCTGTAAGCGATGTAATTCTTTGAAAGGGAATAAAACGCCTGAGGAGGCTGAAATGGAATTGTCTAAACAGCCATTTAAGCCTTCCTATGTCATGTTTGTCCGGAATTTTAGTGGGTTCACTTCAGAAGATTGGCTCCAGTATTTGAGCTTAAATTAG
- the tsaD gene encoding tRNA (adenosine(37)-N6)-threonylcarbamoyltransferase complex transferase subunit TsaD, whose product MPSADIKILAIESSCDETSAAIAVNGKVLNNIIATQSVHENYGGVVPELASRAHQLNIVPVVDQALKGANIDKNELSAVAFTRGPGLMGALLVGASFAKATALALDIPLIEVNHMQAHILAHFIDDPKPKFPFLCLTVSGGHTQIVLVKDFLEMEVVGETQDDAVGEAFDKAAKMLGLGYPGGPMVDRLAQKGNPMRFEFPKTEMPGLSYSFSGIKTGILYFLRDELKKDEKFIEDNMNDLCASIQHTLVSMLLQKLRKAARQYKVDQIAIAGGVSANSGLRNALNDLATQENWQVYIPAFEYCTDNAGMIAMAGHFKYQKQEFVDQSISALPRMKF is encoded by the coding sequence ATGCCTTCTGCTGATATCAAAATCTTGGCCATAGAATCTTCATGCGACGAAACATCTGCAGCAATCGCTGTTAATGGCAAAGTACTTAATAATATTATCGCAACGCAATCAGTCCATGAAAATTATGGAGGAGTAGTACCTGAATTGGCCAGTAGGGCCCACCAACTGAACATTGTGCCAGTAGTAGACCAGGCATTGAAGGGTGCGAATATTGACAAAAACGAACTATCAGCAGTAGCTTTTACACGAGGTCCTGGGTTGATGGGCGCTCTTCTTGTAGGCGCATCGTTCGCTAAGGCGACTGCTTTGGCGCTGGATATACCATTGATTGAAGTTAATCATATGCAAGCCCATATTTTGGCTCATTTCATAGATGATCCAAAGCCGAAATTTCCCTTTTTATGCCTAACTGTGAGTGGAGGACATACTCAAATAGTTTTGGTTAAAGATTTTTTGGAAATGGAAGTAGTTGGTGAAACCCAAGATGATGCAGTGGGTGAAGCCTTCGACAAGGCTGCAAAAATGCTGGGTTTAGGGTATCCAGGTGGTCCCATGGTCGATCGTTTGGCCCAAAAGGGTAATCCAATGCGATTTGAATTTCCGAAAACCGAAATGCCTGGATTGAGTTATTCGTTCAGTGGCATTAAGACAGGGATTCTATATTTCCTCCGAGATGAATTGAAAAAGGATGAAAAGTTCATTGAAGATAATATGAACGATTTGTGCGCGAGTATTCAGCATACTTTGGTGAGTATGCTTTTGCAAAAACTTCGTAAAGCGGCACGGCAATACAAAGTAGACCAGATTGCTATTGCCGGAGGGGTTTCAGCGAATAGTGGTTTGAGAAATGCACTAAATGATTTAGCCACTCAGGAAAATTGGCAAGTTTATATACCCGCTTTTGAATATTGTACAGACAACGCGGGTATGATCGCCATGGCTGGGCATTTTAAATACCAAAAACAAGAGTTTGTCGACCAGTCTATCAGTGCTTTACCAAGAATGAAATTTTAA
- a CDS encoding thioesterase family protein — protein sequence MKELFKVGDQKIHEFRVSDDHLATFDSGTVHSVCSTFVLAREMEWSSRLFVLDMCDDDEEGVGTMLHIDHKSPAFVGDRVVVKATVKRLLNQELICSIEVSVGERCIAVGETGQKVLTRKRINQIFTSLE from the coding sequence GTGAAGGAGTTGTTCAAAGTAGGTGATCAAAAAATTCATGAATTTCGAGTCAGTGATGATCATTTGGCCACTTTCGATTCGGGAACGGTTCACTCCGTTTGTAGCACCTTTGTTTTAGCGAGAGAAATGGAATGGTCAAGTCGCTTGTTCGTGTTGGATATGTGCGATGATGATGAAGAAGGTGTTGGCACCATGCTTCACATAGATCATAAATCCCCTGCTTTTGTTGGAGATCGGGTAGTGGTAAAAGCTACTGTGAAGCGTTTGTTAAACCAAGAGTTGATTTGTTCTATTGAAGTATCTGTTGGGGAGCGATGCATAGCAGTTGGAGAGACAGGGCAGAAAGTTTTGACCAGAAAACGGATCAATCAAATTTTCACTAGTTTAGAATAA
- the rpsA gene encoding 30S ribosomal protein S1 codes for MSEEKKASEQAEETVAAQATPEAPAAEEKVEAAVVAEATPEEVVEEPKKAPKAKAKKAEPVQDDFDWDAFETGGFGEGYSSKEKEDLEALYGDTLNTIEEKKVIHGTVVSITPRDIVLNIGYKSDGLVSSSEFRDTPDLKVGDQIEVYIEEQENAQGQLVLSRRKAKIVRAWELIQDASENDKVIEGFVKRRTKGGLIVDVYGVESFLPGSQIDVKPIRDFDVFVGKKMEVKVVKINYTNDNVVVSHKVLIEKDLEQQKALILKNLEKGQVLEGVIKNMTNFGVFIDLGGVDGLLHITDISWGRINDPSEVLNLDEKVNVVVLDFDDNKKRISLGMKQLTEHPWDKLDASIEVGSKVEGSIVNVADYGAFLELHPGVEGLIHVSEMSWSQHLRNPQDFISVGDKLEAVVLTLDRDERKMSLGIKQLTEDPWTKQDVLTKYGVGTNHSGIVRNLTNFGLFIELEEGIDGLVHVSDLSWTKKIKHPSEFVKVGDELEVQVLELDIDNKRLALGHKQLEENPWDTFETVFTPGSTHKTTVISKNDKGATLELPYGLEGIATNKNLKKADGSNVEVGETLDFVVVEFSKDDKRIVMSHTYTHTAPAEKLGTSASSARRPKSGGGSAKAKAKLMKNEDSGSTLGDLDALSALKAEMEDNTKKANAKKAADKKKASAEEAEVEKPKAKAKKEAKTDEADAPAEETTEE; via the coding sequence ATGTCAGAAGAAAAAAAAGCGTCTGAGCAAGCAGAAGAAACTGTAGCAGCTCAGGCAACTCCAGAGGCACCAGCCGCTGAAGAAAAAGTAGAGGCAGCAGTCGTTGCCGAAGCAACTCCAGAAGAAGTAGTAGAAGAGCCGAAAAAAGCACCTAAAGCAAAAGCTAAAAAAGCTGAGCCAGTACAGGATGACTTTGATTGGGATGCGTTTGAAACCGGCGGGTTCGGTGAAGGTTACTCTAGCAAAGAGAAAGAAGACCTAGAAGCGCTTTACGGAGATACTTTGAATACCATCGAAGAGAAGAAGGTGATTCATGGTACAGTCGTGTCTATTACACCTAGAGATATCGTTCTAAACATAGGCTATAAATCTGATGGTTTAGTGAGTTCTTCAGAATTCAGAGATACGCCAGACCTAAAAGTTGGTGATCAGATTGAAGTTTACATTGAAGAGCAAGAAAATGCACAAGGACAGTTAGTCCTTTCAAGAAGAAAAGCTAAGATCGTTCGTGCTTGGGAACTTATCCAAGATGCTAGCGAAAACGACAAGGTTATCGAAGGTTTTGTTAAAAGAAGAACCAAAGGTGGTCTTATCGTGGATGTATATGGCGTAGAGTCATTCTTACCAGGTTCACAAATTGATGTGAAGCCAATCAGAGACTTTGATGTTTTTGTAGGTAAGAAAATGGAAGTAAAAGTTGTGAAAATCAACTACACTAACGACAACGTTGTAGTATCACACAAAGTGTTGATCGAGAAAGATCTAGAACAGCAAAAAGCACTTATCCTTAAAAACCTTGAGAAAGGTCAAGTACTTGAGGGTGTTATTAAGAACATGACCAACTTCGGTGTATTCATCGATCTTGGAGGTGTTGATGGCTTATTGCACATCACAGATATTTCTTGGGGTAGAATTAACGACCCATCTGAGGTACTTAACCTTGATGAAAAAGTTAATGTTGTTGTACTCGATTTCGATGACAACAAGAAGAGAATTTCATTGGGTATGAAGCAATTGACTGAGCACCCATGGGATAAACTTGATGCAAGTATCGAAGTTGGATCTAAAGTTGAAGGTTCAATCGTTAACGTTGCAGATTACGGTGCATTCCTTGAGTTACACCCAGGTGTAGAAGGATTGATTCACGTTTCAGAAATGTCTTGGTCTCAGCATTTAAGAAATCCACAGGATTTTATTTCTGTAGGAGACAAGCTTGAGGCAGTTGTATTGACTCTAGATAGAGATGAGAGAAAAATGTCTCTAGGTATCAAACAATTGACTGAGGATCCTTGGACTAAGCAAGATGTATTAACTAAGTACGGTGTGGGTACTAACCACAGCGGAATTGTTAGAAACCTAACAAACTTTGGTTTATTCATCGAGCTTGAAGAAGGAATTGACGGTCTTGTTCACGTTTCTGATCTTTCTTGGACTAAGAAAATCAAGCACCCATCTGAATTTGTAAAAGTTGGAGATGAGCTTGAAGTACAAGTACTGGAGCTAGATATCGATAATAAGAGATTGGCACTTGGACATAAGCAGTTAGAAGAGAATCCTTGGGATACTTTTGAGACTGTATTTACACCAGGTTCTACGCACAAAACAACTGTGATCTCTAAAAACGATAAAGGCGCTACCTTAGAATTGCCTTACGGACTTGAAGGTATAGCAACGAACAAAAACTTGAAGAAAGCTGACGGATCTAATGTTGAAGTAGGCGAGACACTTGATTTTGTAGTAGTTGAATTCTCTAAAGATGATAAGAGAATTGTGATGTCTCATACGTATACTCACACTGCACCAGCTGAAAAATTAGGTACAAGCGCTAGTAGTGCAAGAAGACCTAAGTCAGGTGGAGGTTCTGCAAAAGCGAAAGCTAAGTTGATGAAGAACGAGGACAGTGGTTCTACGTTAGGAGATCTTGATGCACTATCTGCATTGAAAGCTGAAATGGAAGACAACACCAAAAAGGCTAATGCAAAGAAAGCAGCAGATAAGAAGAAAGCGAGTGCTGAAGAAGCTGAAGTAGAGAAGCCGAAGGCGAAAGCCAAAAAAGAGGCTAAAACTGATGAAGCAGACGCACCAGCAGAGGAGACTACTGAAGAGTAA
- a CDS encoding cytochrome c3 family protein, translating to MVAKTTIVRFATACLMVCCFVFSGANLYAQRDAVPTDEATINLGKSLFSEYTCNTCHAVGSKKVGPDLAGIYDRREIEWINSWIRNSQVMIQNGDPQAVALWEEYKPSAMAAFDLDDDQIMAILAYVRDAEENPDIPVADTNVGTPGAGGSGEGGVPSAYLQIIIVVLIIVLVLILGVLGLIVKLMRKYIQDQKDLSEQDEEIANEKFSLSAFVKSPTVIGIITFLVIVLAAKNVIDGLYTVGVQQGYAPKQPIAFSHKIHAGQYEIDCQYCHTGVEIGKSANIPSVNICMNCHSQIKTDSPEIKKLYTAQETGEPIEWVRVHNLPDLAYFNHSQHVKVGQIECQTCHGEIQEMEVVKQHAPLTMGWCIDCHRNTDVNSKGNGYYNKLVELHNKSSKTPLKVADIGGLECAKCHY from the coding sequence ATGGTAGCGAAAACAACCATTGTCCGATTTGCGACAGCATGCTTGATGGTATGCTGTTTTGTTTTTTCTGGAGCAAATTTATATGCTCAGAGAGACGCTGTTCCCACCGATGAAGCCACAATCAATCTTGGTAAAAGTTTATTTAGTGAATACACTTGTAATACTTGCCATGCTGTTGGGTCAAAGAAGGTAGGGCCAGATTTAGCAGGAATTTATGATCGACGTGAAATTGAGTGGATCAACTCTTGGATAAGAAATTCCCAGGTAATGATTCAAAACGGTGATCCTCAGGCTGTAGCCTTGTGGGAAGAGTATAAACCGTCTGCTATGGCTGCCTTTGATCTTGATGATGATCAAATCATGGCAATTCTTGCTTACGTGAGGGATGCGGAGGAGAATCCTGATATTCCAGTTGCGGATACTAATGTTGGTACTCCAGGAGCTGGCGGATCAGGTGAAGGTGGAGTTCCTTCTGCCTATCTACAAATTATCATCGTGGTACTGATTATAGTATTGGTACTCATTCTTGGTGTATTAGGGCTCATCGTTAAATTGATGAGAAAATACATCCAAGATCAAAAAGATCTTTCTGAGCAGGATGAGGAAATTGCTAATGAGAAATTCAGCTTATCTGCCTTTGTAAAAAGCCCGACAGTAATTGGAATCATAACTTTCCTTGTCATTGTCCTGGCTGCGAAAAACGTTATCGACGGTTTGTATACTGTTGGAGTTCAGCAAGGATATGCTCCAAAGCAGCCTATCGCTTTTTCACACAAAATACATGCTGGACAATATGAGATTGATTGTCAGTACTGTCATACTGGAGTTGAGATTGGTAAATCTGCCAATATCCCCTCGGTTAACATTTGTATGAATTGCCATAGTCAGATTAAAACTGATTCTCCTGAAATCAAAAAGCTTTACACAGCACAGGAGACTGGCGAGCCTATCGAATGGGTACGGGTACACAACTTACCTGACTTGGCCTATTTTAATCACTCACAACACGTGAAAGTTGGGCAAATTGAATGTCAGACTTGCCACGGCGAGATTCAAGAAATGGAAGTAGTGAAGCAGCACGCTCCACTAACAATGGGTTGGTGTATAGATTGTCATAGAAATACGGATGTAAATTCTAAAGGCAATGGCTACTACAACAAATTGGTAGAGCTACATAACAAGAGCTCAAAGACGCCATTAAAAGTGGCTGATATCGGTGGTTTGGAATGTGCTAAGTGCCACTATTAA
- the smpB gene encoding SsrA-binding protein SmpB, with translation MAKNKPRFAKTVNIKNRKASYEFEFIDKYVAGIQLLGSEIKSIRESLVNLQDAYCFFKKDELFVKQLHIAPYAQGSHYNHESDRERKLLLNKREISKLSEKSKEKGLSIIPTRLFITDRGFAKLEIVLGRGKKLHDKRDSIKEKDMKREMERIKF, from the coding sequence ATGGCAAAGAATAAACCTCGGTTTGCCAAAACCGTGAACATAAAAAATAGAAAAGCTAGCTACGAATTTGAGTTTATAGACAAATATGTAGCTGGGATACAACTATTGGGTAGCGAGATTAAATCCATTCGTGAGAGTTTGGTCAACTTACAGGACGCATATTGCTTCTTTAAAAAAGACGAACTCTTTGTCAAACAACTCCACATTGCTCCATACGCACAAGGGTCTCACTACAATCACGAGAGTGATCGAGAGCGGAAATTGTTGCTAAATAAAAGGGAGATCAGTAAGTTAAGTGAGAAATCGAAAGAAAAAGGATTATCGATTATACCAACCCGTCTGTTTATCACTGACAGAGGTTTTGCTAAGCTTGAAATAGTTTTAGGCCGAGGTAAGAAACTTCACGATAAACGGGACTCTATCAAGGAAAAAGATATGAAACGGGAAATGGAGCGTATTAAATTCTAA
- a CDS encoding C40 family peptidase → MSEIGSYGVVRLSLVPMRGKPSDAAEMTSQLLFGEHYRVVEPSDDGMWLKVKNAFDDYEGWIDKKQHHTISEPYFDQIDSSEYKICTDFVEKILFNQQLSFVTCGAILPLLNNPIFKDEENVAFNGSSKSLHQKIEIPAMISLAKKYLNTPYLWGGRSPFGIDCSGFTQVVFRIAGYSLPRDSSQQILKGEEVKFEETVAGDLAFFTNKSGKMNHVGLVIENNEVIHASGKVRIDQLDNKGILNAEVGKYTHHLFKIKRVIK, encoded by the coding sequence ATGAGTGAAATAGGAAGTTATGGGGTAGTAAGATTGAGTTTAGTGCCTATGCGCGGTAAACCATCTGATGCTGCTGAAATGACTTCTCAACTACTATTTGGAGAGCACTATCGAGTGGTGGAGCCTTCGGATGACGGCATGTGGTTGAAGGTCAAAAATGCTTTTGATGACTACGAAGGGTGGATCGATAAAAAACAACATCACACTATTTCTGAGCCTTATTTTGATCAAATTGATAGCAGTGAGTATAAAATATGTACTGACTTTGTAGAAAAGATTCTTTTTAATCAACAGTTAAGTTTTGTTACCTGCGGCGCTATACTGCCTCTGCTCAATAATCCAATTTTTAAAGACGAAGAAAACGTAGCCTTTAACGGGTCATCTAAAAGTCTGCATCAGAAAATAGAAATACCGGCCATGATCTCCTTGGCTAAAAAATACCTAAACACTCCTTATCTATGGGGTGGCCGATCGCCTTTCGGGATTGATTGCTCAGGTTTTACCCAGGTAGTTTTCAGAATAGCGGGATATAGCCTTCCTAGAGATTCTTCACAGCAGATTCTAAAAGGAGAAGAAGTTAAATTCGAGGAAACCGTGGCAGGTGATTTAGCCTTTTTTACCAATAAAAGTGGTAAAATGAACCACGTAGGGCTGGTTATAGAAAACAACGAAGTTATTCATGCTTCAGGAAAAGTGAGAATCGATCAGTTAGATAATAAAGGAATTCTAAATGCTGAAGTGGGTAAGTACACCCATCATTTGTTCAAAATAAAAAGGGTAATAAAGTAG